A window from Tenrec ecaudatus isolate mTenEca1 chromosome Y, mTenEca1.hap1, whole genome shotgun sequence encodes these proteins:
- the LOC142435521 gene encoding uncharacterized protein LOC142435521 isoform X3, with the protein MLAPLQSLSGGRLAKRQVRSSCTKVSMVSACALGSVRLCPFQGSVVPEDVAVVFSREEWALLDLAQKKLYRDVMMETLTNLDSVAVSGVRDGGEELSSEENGTWSSLIGEITKSHSSKSEPANRGMHLSVLPVSNRSYPIENLCESQGSQSGETESRLSNLPVLQRNPREGNPLACGERGKAFTVQSLDNRPRTGPRPGRSICRCQGCGEACSCPSQLASSGSILNGKTPHRCKACGKDCIRTSTPTNPVATLAGEKFPESRKRLEEFHGLSSFWTHQSTCKAYCQHSTPPSLRVPEKPHKRNKLYVCKECGKALSDASSLTQHMRTHSGERPYTCTECGKAFTQPSSLTIHRRIHSGERPYVCKECGKAFRCASHLTTHITTHSGRRPYKCQECEKAFSQSSSLTQHKRTHSGVKPYKCKECGKPFRCSSHLSRHMKTHSGLRPCECKECGKSFIDSSALSKHLKTHRERPYECRACGRTLRQASNPPVCGRTYSDERPYQCKECGKAFSHSSHLTSHVRIHSSERPYIYRECGKAFRCSYCLSA; encoded by the exons ATGCTTGCACCCCTACAGAGTCTGTCAGGAGGTCGGCTGGCCAAGCGTCAAGTTCGATCCAGCTGCACCAAGGTCTCAATGGTCTCCGCCTGCGCGCTGGGCTCCGTCAGACTGTGTCCTTTCCAG GGCTCCGTGGTCCCCGAGGACGTGGCCGTGGTCTTCAGCCGGGAGGAGTGGGCTCTGCTGGACCTCGCTCAGAAGAAGCTCTACAGGGACGTGATGATGGAGACGCTGACCAACCTGGACTCCGTAG CAGTCTCTGGAGTGCGTGATGGTGGAGAAGAGTTATCCAGCGAGGAGAATGGCACGTGGTCCTCCTTGATAGGGGAAATCACCAAATCGCACAGCAGTAAAAGTGAGCCTGCAAACCGGGGGATGCATTTAAG CGTGCTGCCTGTTTCTAACAGAAGTTATCCAATAGAGAACCTCTGTGAAAGTCAAGGCAGTCAGTCCGGGGAAACCGAGAGCCGCCTTTCCAATCTGCCTGTGCTGCAAAGAAATCCTCGTGAAGGAAATCCCCTGGCCTGCGGTGAACGTGGGAAAGCCTTCACAGTTCAGTCGTTAGATAACCGTCCTCGTACCGGACCTCGCCCTGGACGCAGCATCTGTCGGTGCCAGGGATGTGGAGAAGCCTGCAGTTGCCCCTCTCAGCTAGCCTCTTCCGGGAGCATTCTGAATGGGAAAACCCCCCACAGATGTAAGGCATGTGGGAAGGACTGCATTCGTACGTCCACCCCTACAAATCCTGTGGCCACACTCGCTGGTGAGAAGTTCCCTGAAAGTCGCAAACGTCTGGAAGAATTCCACGGTTTATCCTCCTTCTGGACACATCAGAGTACATGCAAAGCCTATTGTCAacattccacccctccctccctgcgtgTACCTGAAAAACCTCACAAGAGAAATAAACTTTACGTGtgcaaggaatgtgggaaagctttaAGTGACGCCTCGTCCCTGACTCAGCATATGCGAAcccacagtggggagaggccgtACACATGCacggaatgtgggaaagccttcaccCAGCCCTCGAGCCTCACCATACACCGAAGAATCCACAGTGGGGAAAGGCCGTACGTGtgcaaggaatgtgggaaagccttccgGTGCGCCTCCCATCTCACCACGCACATAACCACTCACAGTGGGCGGAGGCCGTACAAGTGTCAGGAGTGTGAGAAAGCTTTCAGTCAGTCCTCATCCCTCACCCAGCACAAACGGACTCACAGTGGCGTGAAGCCCTAcaagtgtaaggaatgtgggaaacccTTCAGGTGTTCATCCCACCTCAGTCGACACATGAAAACGCACAGCGGGCTGAGGCCTTgtgagtgtaaggaatgtgggaagtcTTTCATTGACTCCTCGGCCCTCAGCAAACACTTAAAAACTCACcgggagaggccttatgaatgcagGGCATGTGGGCGAACCTTGAGACAAGCCTCCAACCCCCCTGTATGTGGAAGAACGTACAGTGACGAGCGGCCTTAccagtgtaaggaatgtgggaaagcctttagccATTCCTCGCATCTGACTTCACACGTGAGAATCCACAGTTCGGAGAGGCCCTACATCTAtagggaatgtgggaaagccttcaggTGTTCCTATTGCCTCTCTGCGTAA
- the LOC142435521 gene encoding uncharacterized protein LOC142435521 isoform X2, with translation MSHTAPGSDFEDTDRTRCFCATPPPEVASKTQTGLAATAPALHGSGKWLRRHGPGLLLLRMRPTTPGSGFEGVGSRHAASGPRSAHAPHRPRKWLQRASGMGSARAGSVVPEDVAVVFSREEWALLDLAQKKLYRDVMMETLTNLDSVVSGVRDGGEELSSEENGTWSSLIGEITKSHSSKSEPANRGMHLSVLPVSNRSYPIENLCESQGSQSGETESRLSNLPVLQRNPREGNPLACGERGKAFTVQSLDNRPRTGPRPGRSICRCQGCGEACSCPSQLASSGSILNGKTPHRCKACGKDCIRTSTPTNPVATLAGEKFPESRKRLEEFHGLSSFWTHQSTCKAYCQHSTPPSLRVPEKPHKRNKLYVCKECGKALSDASSLTQHMRTHSGERPYTCTECGKAFTQPSSLTIHRRIHSGERPYVCKECGKAFRCASHLTTHITTHSGRRPYKCQECEKAFSQSSSLTQHKRTHSGVKPYKCKECGKPFRCSSHLSRHMKTHSGLRPCECKECGKSFIDSSALSKHLKTHRERPYECRACGRTLRQASNPPVCGRTYSDERPYQCKECGKAFSHSSHLTSHVRIHSSERPYIYRECGKAFRCSYCLSA, from the exons ATGAGCCACACGGCTCCCGGAAGTGACTTCGAAGACACGGACCGAACTCGCTGCTTCTGCGCCACACCGCCCCCGGAAGTGGCTTCGAAGACACAGACCGGACTCGCTGCTACTGCGCCTGCGCTACACGGCTCCGGGAAGTGGCTTCGAAGACACGGACCGGGCTTGCTGCTTCTGCGCATGCGCCCCACCACTCCCGGAAGTGGCTTCGAAGGCGTGGGGAGCAGACACGCTGCTTCCGGCCCTCGCTCCGCGCATGCGCCACACCGCCCCCGGAAGTGGCTGCAGAGAGCGTCCGGCATGGGGAGCGCCAGAGCG GGCTCCGTGGTCCCCGAGGACGTGGCCGTGGTCTTCAGCCGGGAGGAGTGGGCTCTGCTGGACCTCGCTCAGAAGAAGCTCTACAGGGACGTGATGATGGAGACGCTGACCAACCTGGACTCCGTAG TCTCTGGAGTGCGTGATGGTGGAGAAGAGTTATCCAGCGAGGAGAATGGCACGTGGTCCTCCTTGATAGGGGAAATCACCAAATCGCACAGCAGTAAAAGTGAGCCTGCAAACCGGGGGATGCATTTAAG CGTGCTGCCTGTTTCTAACAGAAGTTATCCAATAGAGAACCTCTGTGAAAGTCAAGGCAGTCAGTCCGGGGAAACCGAGAGCCGCCTTTCCAATCTGCCTGTGCTGCAAAGAAATCCTCGTGAAGGAAATCCCCTGGCCTGCGGTGAACGTGGGAAAGCCTTCACAGTTCAGTCGTTAGATAACCGTCCTCGTACCGGACCTCGCCCTGGACGCAGCATCTGTCGGTGCCAGGGATGTGGAGAAGCCTGCAGTTGCCCCTCTCAGCTAGCCTCTTCCGGGAGCATTCTGAATGGGAAAACCCCCCACAGATGTAAGGCATGTGGGAAGGACTGCATTCGTACGTCCACCCCTACAAATCCTGTGGCCACACTCGCTGGTGAGAAGTTCCCTGAAAGTCGCAAACGTCTGGAAGAATTCCACGGTTTATCCTCCTTCTGGACACATCAGAGTACATGCAAAGCCTATTGTCAacattccacccctccctccctgcgtgTACCTGAAAAACCTCACAAGAGAAATAAACTTTACGTGtgcaaggaatgtgggaaagctttaAGTGACGCCTCGTCCCTGACTCAGCATATGCGAAcccacagtggggagaggccgtACACATGCacggaatgtgggaaagccttcaccCAGCCCTCGAGCCTCACCATACACCGAAGAATCCACAGTGGGGAAAGGCCGTACGTGtgcaaggaatgtgggaaagccttccgGTGCGCCTCCCATCTCACCACGCACATAACCACTCACAGTGGGCGGAGGCCGTACAAGTGTCAGGAGTGTGAGAAAGCTTTCAGTCAGTCCTCATCCCTCACCCAGCACAAACGGACTCACAGTGGCGTGAAGCCCTAcaagtgtaaggaatgtgggaaacccTTCAGGTGTTCATCCCACCTCAGTCGACACATGAAAACGCACAGCGGGCTGAGGCCTTgtgagtgtaaggaatgtgggaagtcTTTCATTGACTCCTCGGCCCTCAGCAAACACTTAAAAACTCACcgggagaggccttatgaatgcagGGCATGTGGGCGAACCTTGAGACAAGCCTCCAACCCCCCTGTATGTGGAAGAACGTACAGTGACGAGCGGCCTTAccagtgtaaggaatgtgggaaagcctttagccATTCCTCGCATCTGACTTCACACGTGAGAATCCACAGTTCGGAGAGGCCCTACATCTAtagggaatgtgggaaagccttcaggTGTTCCTATTGCCTCTCTGCGTAA
- the LOC142435521 gene encoding uncharacterized protein LOC142435521 isoform X1 — MSHTAPGSDFEDTDRTRCFCATPPPEVASKTQTGLAATAPALHGSGKWLRRHGPGLLLLRMRPTTPGSGFEGVGSRHAASGPRSAHAPHRPRKWLQRASGMGSARAGSVVPEDVAVVFSREEWALLDLAQKKLYRDVMMETLTNLDSVAVSGVRDGGEELSSEENGTWSSLIGEITKSHSSKSEPANRGMHLSVLPVSNRSYPIENLCESQGSQSGETESRLSNLPVLQRNPREGNPLACGERGKAFTVQSLDNRPRTGPRPGRSICRCQGCGEACSCPSQLASSGSILNGKTPHRCKACGKDCIRTSTPTNPVATLAGEKFPESRKRLEEFHGLSSFWTHQSTCKAYCQHSTPPSLRVPEKPHKRNKLYVCKECGKALSDASSLTQHMRTHSGERPYTCTECGKAFTQPSSLTIHRRIHSGERPYVCKECGKAFRCASHLTTHITTHSGRRPYKCQECEKAFSQSSSLTQHKRTHSGVKPYKCKECGKPFRCSSHLSRHMKTHSGLRPCECKECGKSFIDSSALSKHLKTHRERPYECRACGRTLRQASNPPVCGRTYSDERPYQCKECGKAFSHSSHLTSHVRIHSSERPYIYRECGKAFRCSYCLSA; from the exons ATGAGCCACACGGCTCCCGGAAGTGACTTCGAAGACACGGACCGAACTCGCTGCTTCTGCGCCACACCGCCCCCGGAAGTGGCTTCGAAGACACAGACCGGACTCGCTGCTACTGCGCCTGCGCTACACGGCTCCGGGAAGTGGCTTCGAAGACACGGACCGGGCTTGCTGCTTCTGCGCATGCGCCCCACCACTCCCGGAAGTGGCTTCGAAGGCGTGGGGAGCAGACACGCTGCTTCCGGCCCTCGCTCCGCGCATGCGCCACACCGCCCCCGGAAGTGGCTGCAGAGAGCGTCCGGCATGGGGAGCGCCAGAGCG GGCTCCGTGGTCCCCGAGGACGTGGCCGTGGTCTTCAGCCGGGAGGAGTGGGCTCTGCTGGACCTCGCTCAGAAGAAGCTCTACAGGGACGTGATGATGGAGACGCTGACCAACCTGGACTCCGTAG CAGTCTCTGGAGTGCGTGATGGTGGAGAAGAGTTATCCAGCGAGGAGAATGGCACGTGGTCCTCCTTGATAGGGGAAATCACCAAATCGCACAGCAGTAAAAGTGAGCCTGCAAACCGGGGGATGCATTTAAG CGTGCTGCCTGTTTCTAACAGAAGTTATCCAATAGAGAACCTCTGTGAAAGTCAAGGCAGTCAGTCCGGGGAAACCGAGAGCCGCCTTTCCAATCTGCCTGTGCTGCAAAGAAATCCTCGTGAAGGAAATCCCCTGGCCTGCGGTGAACGTGGGAAAGCCTTCACAGTTCAGTCGTTAGATAACCGTCCTCGTACCGGACCTCGCCCTGGACGCAGCATCTGTCGGTGCCAGGGATGTGGAGAAGCCTGCAGTTGCCCCTCTCAGCTAGCCTCTTCCGGGAGCATTCTGAATGGGAAAACCCCCCACAGATGTAAGGCATGTGGGAAGGACTGCATTCGTACGTCCACCCCTACAAATCCTGTGGCCACACTCGCTGGTGAGAAGTTCCCTGAAAGTCGCAAACGTCTGGAAGAATTCCACGGTTTATCCTCCTTCTGGACACATCAGAGTACATGCAAAGCCTATTGTCAacattccacccctccctccctgcgtgTACCTGAAAAACCTCACAAGAGAAATAAACTTTACGTGtgcaaggaatgtgggaaagctttaAGTGACGCCTCGTCCCTGACTCAGCATATGCGAAcccacagtggggagaggccgtACACATGCacggaatgtgggaaagccttcaccCAGCCCTCGAGCCTCACCATACACCGAAGAATCCACAGTGGGGAAAGGCCGTACGTGtgcaaggaatgtgggaaagccttccgGTGCGCCTCCCATCTCACCACGCACATAACCACTCACAGTGGGCGGAGGCCGTACAAGTGTCAGGAGTGTGAGAAAGCTTTCAGTCAGTCCTCATCCCTCACCCAGCACAAACGGACTCACAGTGGCGTGAAGCCCTAcaagtgtaaggaatgtgggaaacccTTCAGGTGTTCATCCCACCTCAGTCGACACATGAAAACGCACAGCGGGCTGAGGCCTTgtgagtgtaaggaatgtgggaagtcTTTCATTGACTCCTCGGCCCTCAGCAAACACTTAAAAACTCACcgggagaggccttatgaatgcagGGCATGTGGGCGAACCTTGAGACAAGCCTCCAACCCCCCTGTATGTGGAAGAACGTACAGTGACGAGCGGCCTTAccagtgtaaggaatgtgggaaagcctttagccATTCCTCGCATCTGACTTCACACGTGAGAATCCACAGTTCGGAGAGGCCCTACATCTAtagggaatgtgggaaagccttcaggTGTTCCTATTGCCTCTCTGCGTAA